AGGGGGCTCCCTTCAGAGGCCAGAGCATGAGCTGCCTTTGTGCCTCCTTGGAGGTTCCAGCCCCAGCTCTTGGTAATCTGGGACTCCACCAAGTGGGGCCTCATCTCTCAGACCCTGAGTTCCGAGAGTACCACCTGTCTTCTTTTGTTCCTTCAGTCCCAGAGGTGACAGTGGATTTATTCCATTACAATCTTCCAGTTACtctgacatcctttttttttgcttatttatccTTGCAAACCTCTGTGCAACTGAATATCTGAATTatttgttgattgattgattgatttttattgaagtatagttgaattacaatgttgtgttaaatactgctgtacagcaaagtgagtcagttatacatacatatatatatatatatatatatatatatatatacacattctttttcgtattctttctGATTATGGCTCATCACAagttactgaatatagttccctgtgctatacagtaggaccttgctgtttatccattcgatatacaccagtttgcatctgctaatcccaaactcccaatccaatcctctcccacccccttcccccttggcaaccaccagcctGTTccctatgtccctgattctgtttctgtgttgtagatatgttcatctgtgccacattttagattccacatataagtgatatcatatggtatttgtctttctccttctgacttactttacttaatacgatcatctctagttgcacaAATATCTGAATTTAAAACCCTCTTGCTTCAAATAACCTAGCGTGGTTCTCTTTTCCTGACTGGACCCTGACTGATCCCTCTGCCACAGACAGCTGAAGATGGGAGATCACGAGGTTATCACTGGAACAGATGACTTCAAGAACACATCCTGTGTTGGGACTCAGTGATTATGAGGTTGtcctatgtttcttttttacaaaaataaataaataattaattttatgtatttatttttggctccgttgcATCTTTGTTGccgcgcacaggctttctctagttgcggtgagtgggggctacccttcattgcagtgcgcgggcttctcattgcggtggcttctcttgttgcggaacatgggctctaggggctcaggcttcagcagttgtagcacgtgggctcagtagttgcggcttgcgggctctagagcacaggctcagtagttgtggtgcaccggcttagctgccctgaggcatgtgggatcttcctggaccagggttcaaacccatgtcccctgtgttggcaggtggattcttaaccactgcaccaccagggaagtccccctactgcttctttttctttaatttttgcggtacgcaggcctctcactgttgtggcctctcccgttgcggagcacaggctctggacgcgcaggctcagtggccatggctcacgggcccagccactctgcagcatgtgggatcctcccggaccagggcacgaacccgcatcccctgcattggcaggcggactcccaaccactgcgctaccagggaagcccaagaatcacATATTTCTGCCATCTGTATTTCTGGCATCTGCAGAGTCCAGGACTTTGTCCTCGATACTGGAATCCAGTGTGGCCCACCGTCTCAGCCCTCTGAGGACTCAGAGGCCACATTAAGAAAGAGCTCATACACTCAGTATGTGTTGTGTGCAAAGTGTGTAGGAAGAAAGGTGAATGTGACTTACTGATGGAGCCAATGAATACCTCTCAGAGGAAGAGGGGATCTTGTTAGACattaaaggataaagaagaatGTCTGAAACTCCACAAGGACAAGGAAGGGTCTGTCTTATCATTACTAAAACTCCAGTGACTAGTACATGGACAGATGCAAACtggtaaatatttacataaaagaaGAATGTCTGAAACTCCACAAGGACAAGGAAGGGTCTGTCTTATCATTACTAAAACTCCAGTGACTAGTACATGGACAGATGCAAACtggtaaatatttacataaaagaaCACTGCAGTTTTATATGAGGCCCTCTATTTCCACACAGAAAGATTACCTGTGTGAGGTCACCAGGATGCGTTGGCTGCAAGTAACTGGAAACACTGTTTCACCTGGGCTTAAGCATTAAGGAGAATGTATTTCATCACAATGAAGGAATCTAAATGTAGGTGGCTCTCGAGGGTAGTTAATGAATTTTAGAAGATGAAGGAAGTATGGAAGGCTTagattccttccttctctctgatcTGCTAGTCTTAGACAATTGACTTGTCCTCAGATCCTTATGgtcccaagatggctgctgcagctccaggcaTCACATGGAGATACAGCAACGTCTAGGGTAAGAAGGGGATGGAAGGATCTCCTGGTCCTATTAGCAACCAGGAACCCTGTCTTGAATATGTAGGTTGATGCTCTGTATTCACTTCAACTTCCCTCTTGTACGCCGTCCTGCCTGCAGGGGCTGAAAGGTTTAAAACAACTTTTCTGACTCCAGTGCAGCTGGGATCTGCCTTACATTTGGGTTCTTCCAACCAGATGCACTCAGACAAGATTTGAATGATGGACGAGGGGTGGAGGCCATTCTTCTGCTGGGTCTACCCCCATGGAAGTGTCTGCTTTTTTGTGGTGGTCTTTCTGATCATAGCAGTTTCCAGATGGCAGTTGTCCCATAACTGTGACAGATCCCTGGTGTGTGGCCTGTGGCCTTCCTGATCATGGCAGTGGAAGCCAATTCCTAATTAAGCAGTCAGGATCCTGATCCTAGAAAGGAAGTGGGCCTTTGAAAAGCTCTGGTTTATGGTTTGGCTCTTAAAGTTATACCTGAATGGTCAACACAGAGTCTCTTTGTTCAACCTTCCTGACACTTCTGTAAGCCACTTATCACCCTATAATAAATCCTTTCCTGCAAACATTAACCAGAATTGGTCCTGGTCTCTGTAATGAACTGTATAAGTTTGCcatggctactgtaacaaattacctccaattttgtggcataaaacaacagaaatttattctctcaccttTGTGAGGCCAGAAAGCTATAATCAGGACCACTGGGCCAAAATCAATGTGTTAGCAGAGCCATGCTCCTTCTGGcagctctaggagagaatctgttcctcgcctcttccagcttctggtggctgccagcactccttggcttgtggctgcaccTCTCCATGTCTGCCTCCCTGGTCatgttccttcctcctcttctgtgtgtgtaatctccctctctctctctctcttttcttttcttttttttttttttggccatgcagcttgAGGGACCttatttcccagaccagggatcgaacctgggcccttgtcagtgaaagcacaaagtcctaaccactggaccaccagggaattccctccctttGTGTCTCTCTTATCATGATGCTTGCCATAGCATTTCAGTCTCAccctgataatccaggataatcccaTCTCAAAaacttaatttaatcacatctaaaaaaaccttttttttttccccaaataaggtcacatttgcaGGTCCCAGGGATTGGGACATGGATATCTTTGGGAGAGCCATTTTTCAGCCTACCGCATGAAACACCATAAAACCTttcttagagggcttccctggtggcgcggtggttaagaatccgcctgccgatgcaggggacacaggttcgatccctggtccaggaagatcccacatgccgtggagcaactaagcccgtgtgcaacaattactgagcctgtgctctagagcccatgagccacaactactgaagctcacgcgcctagagcccatgctccgcaacaagagagccaCCGCACcgagaaacctgtgcacctcaacgaagaatagcccccgttcgctgcaactagagaaagccggcgcgcagcaacgaagacccaacagagccgaaagaaagaaagaaaacaaaaacaaaacctctctTAGAGCATCCACCTCCTCGCAAGCCAAATTCCCCTAATCATGGGCCAATTGGATCACTGTGAAACACGTCttctctccttttgttttttgaccACGCTGTGCGTCACgaggggatcttagttccctgaccagggttcaaacccgtgccccctgcagtggatacactgagtcttaaccactggaccaccagggaagtccaaaaacatgtcctctcttttccctctagATTCACTCTCCACTCTGCTCTAGGTCCGGGAATGTGGATTACATCAGTTGGGACTCCCTtgccttctgtcttccagctGGGTTCAGCAATGGGAGGTGTTAGCAGAATattggagagaggaaaagagagcagGTGGGTATTGACTCTCCTACTTCCCTGCTGGGCTGTGGGCTGGCAGCAGTGATGTTCCAGAATCTCTGTCAGGGGACTGGTAACCGctccctcccaggccccttcTGGTGGTTTAGGAACAGTGATAGCTTCCGGCTGTTGGGTGGGCCCAGGTGCTGCCCTGTGTTGGTTTCCCCTAACCATACCCCACATCTGTACTTTGTTGCTTAAATAACTCCCTTACCCCATTTGACCATTTGGTCTCCTGTGGGGATCCTGGCTGACGCAGACACAGAGCCAAGCCTACAGGAGTCTTTAGCAAGAGGGCTCCTGTAGGTTGGTTTAGGTCAATCAAGAATGACGTGGGGGAAGGGCTGTGCCACAAAGAATGACGTGAGAGATTTTTGCTGGGCTGGCAACTACCGtgtctcctttatccattttaGGGATTAGGGCTCTAGGATAAAGCTTCCTGTCTTCTTTGACAGTTCacatgttagaaaaaaattttaatggtgaTATATTGCTTTAATAACGAGTCCTTAGGTTGTGCCAAGGACTGTGCCTTGGTACTTGACATGATTTAACACATTTAATTCCCACTACCACCCAGTGACGAAGGATATTATAATATAGTTTGCTGATTGGAAACTAAAAGTTTAACTGActagcccaaggtcatgcagtaaCTAAGCGAGCAGAAGTTGGGATTCTAAGATCTCTGTGACCTCAGAGCTTGCATCTTTAACCACTACAACCATACTGTCTCCTTTATCGTACTTGAGATACTTCTGTCCACCAGGTGAGATGCTAGTTGCTTTACGTATATTGTTTCTAATTTACAGAAGAACCTCTCTACGTGAATGCACGTCACCATCATCTCACACCCGaactccctcctcttctcttaGGCATTCCTGGGCGCTCTCCTCTTATGAGGCCTGAACTTTTAGAAACATAAACTGGAGCAGTTGCTTCTTTGCTTAGAACTCTGCAGTGACTGCCTGTGTATCTTCCAGGAAGATCCAAGTGCTTGAAGATCTCACAGACATCCAAGGCCCTGGTCCCTATCTACCTGTTTAACTTCACTCCTAGCCACCTCTTTGTGGAGTTCTGGACTGCAgcacactggcctcctttctgTTCTTCAAATTTTAATGACCAGCTCCCTCCCCAGTCTGAAGCTCCCCGAGGAGAGGGACCTGTGGCTCTGTATTCCCAATACTGGCAAATAACAGGCAGCTAGGAAATACTGTCCATGTATATAATGAATGGATAACTGAATGGCTGcgtggatgaataaatgaacctTTCAAAGAGAGGTATCTCTAAGGtattttcagaggaagaaatcTAGAGgccaggaaaggcaaatatattacTAAATGTCACTCAGCAGATAAATGTTCCATCTGGGTATCAAATTCAGATCTGAGTTCAGAGTTGGGCTTCTTCCACTCACACTGTCTCAAAATGACTGCTCCCACAAGTAAGTGTAACACCATCTGATAATGAAAATGAATCGACACCGGGAGAAAAGATTGACACCAGAGGTACAGGGTTTGCAAACACGAGGACACATAAACAGCAGGAACCAAAGTATCATAACTGGGAACTTTGACATCTGTGATCCCCAAATCCCTCAGGGAACGAGACCTGCTCAGGTGGGGAGGTCCAAGAGTGACAGATTTATAAAATCCCCAAAACGTGTTGGGGGTTCACATTAGAGGACCAGGCCTGTAATGGTCAGAGGAGCCCAGGTAATTATGTCAGACTGGTTCATGGTATGTGGGGGTCAGTGACCAAAGCAACCCAGGAATCAAGTCTTCTGCTGACCACCTTGAAAGATATTCTGGCCATGCATCCCACGGAAATGTCACTGCATCCAGGAAACTCGTTCTGGTCCTGGGAAAGAATCCATGCCTCTTGCACCCAGTGTGGGTGGGTCAAGGTTCAGCCAATGGTGGCAGACAAGCCACCTGTAAGCGCTCTGCTCAGCATGTCCAGCTGAACTCCCAGCCAACAGCTGCCCTGTGGGTGAGCCATCAACTCCCTCCAGCCCCGTCAAGCCTTCAGGTCAATCAAATCCCAGCTGACATCCAACGGCAACCATGGGAGAGACCGCAAGTGAAAAATCACTCACCTGAGGGaaaacaggaggaggagaaaggcacGACATGGACAGGTGAGAGGGTACTGTCTTATTTCCCCACAGACAGCAATTGCCAactctgaacaaaatattaaaaaacaaaacagggcttccctggtggcgcagtggttgagagtccgcctgccgatgcaggggacacgggttcgtgccccggtccgggaggatcccacatgctgcggagcggctgggcccgtgagccatggccgctgagcctgtgcgtccggagcctgtgctccgcaacaggggaggccacgacagtgagaggcccgcataccgcaaaaacaaaacaaaacaaaacaaaaacccaactatTTGAAGGCACTGGAGAGAAACCAGACACAGGCAGAAGTTGGAGGGGATTCAGCATTTTAAGGAATGGAAGAcactgggaatttcctggtggtccagtggttgggactgtgccctccactgcagggggcacgggttcgatccctggttggggaactaagatcctgcaagccgagcagcatggccaaaaataaaataaagaatggacttTTTCGCTTATTACTAGACCACAGCATGGAAGCACATCTAGATTACAGGGTGTCGGATCCAGACGACCTTTCAAAGGGAAAGTACCGGAAGCATCCAAAAAGGAAACGAACTATGTTCACGAGGAAACATTTGGCAGATTTGAACTTCCTTTTCAATAAAAATCCATACCCCACCCCTAGCCTTCAGAGAGAAATGGCCTCAAAAATGGACATACATCCAACAGTCCTGCAGGTTTGGTTCAAGAATCAtagagcggggcttccctggtggcgcagtggttgagagtccgcctgccg
Above is a window of Phocoena sinus isolate mPhoSin1 chromosome 19, mPhoSin1.pri, whole genome shotgun sequence DNA encoding:
- the DPRX gene encoding divergent paired-related homeobox encodes the protein MEAHLDYRVSDPDDLSKGKYRKHPKRKRTMFTRKHLADLNFLFNKNPYPTPSLQREMASKMDIHPTVLQVWFKNHRAGLPWWLYMDRPIPSFQLSRWRNLKAVTDHSLGPKTVHFGYCQDPNIYCLYPILESQALSTSFNSNSFGSFSP